A genomic stretch from Eptesicus fuscus isolate TK198812 chromosome 15, DD_ASM_mEF_20220401, whole genome shotgun sequence includes:
- the MRPL41 gene encoding 39S ribosomal protein L41, mitochondrial, with product MSKWTSKRGPRTFYKSRGAKGTGYLVRGGKFLLIKEQVPELVVPDLAGFKLKPYVNYRAPAGTDTPLTAEQLFREAVAPAIEKDFRAGTFDPERLEKYGFEPTQEGKLFQLYPKNFPR from the coding sequence ATGAGCAAGTGGACCAGCAAGCGGGGCCCGCGCACCTTCTACAAGAGCCGCGGCGCGAAGGGCACCGGCTACCTCGTCCGCGGCGGCAAGTTCCTGCTGATCAAGGAGCAGGTGCCCGAGCTGGTGGTGCCCGACCTGGCCGGCTTCAAGCTCAAGCCCTACGTCAACTACCGCGCGCCCGCGGGCACCGACACGCCCCTGACGGCCGAGCAGCTCTTCCGCGAGGCGGTGGCGCCCGCTATCGAGAAGGACTTCAGGGCCGGCACCTTCGACCCCGAGCGCCTGGAGAAGTACGGCTTCGAGCCCACGCAGGAGGGCAAGCTCTTCCAGCTGTACCCCAAGAACTTCCCGCGCTAA